A stretch of Cyanobacteriota bacterium DNA encodes these proteins:
- a CDS encoding HAD family hydrolase, protein MTPTPQVFPQAVLCDRDGTLIREEHFLDDPDRVSWIPGALNLLQTLNQQGSKVLIVSNQSGVARGYFGIETVEAIHDRLRQDVHRSGAAIDGIYYCPHHPEGTIQEYSLQCNCRKPRPGLFLRAIQDHNLQPDQCWVVGDRLRDLEPGIALGMKAFLVLTGYGHQDHQLLAQKPYAHQVTVIPSIADLCALLPPPYAEIPHCLG, encoded by the coding sequence ATGACACCCACTCCTCAGGTGTTTCCCCAGGCCGTGCTGTGCGATCGGGATGGCACCCTAATTCGAGAAGAACATTTTCTAGACGACCCAGACCGTGTGTCTTGGATTCCTGGTGCCCTGAACCTGTTGCAAACCCTGAACCAACAGGGCAGTAAAGTGCTAATTGTCAGCAATCAGTCTGGGGTGGCACGGGGCTATTTTGGCATTGAGACGGTCGAAGCCATTCATGACCGCTTACGTCAGGATGTTCACCGATCAGGGGCAGCTATTGATGGAATCTATTACTGTCCTCACCATCCGGAGGGCACTATTCAGGAATACAGCCTCCAGTGTAATTGTCGTAAACCTAGACCAGGACTATTTCTCCGGGCAATTCAAGACCATAACCTGCAACCAGACCAGTGTTGGGTGGTAGGCGATCGACTGCGCGATTTGGAACCAGGCATAGCCCTAGGGATGAAGGCATTTTTGGTGCTCACAGGTTATGGACACCAAGACCACCAACTCTTAGCTCAAAAGCCCTATGCTCACCAAGTCACCGTCATTCCCTCTATTGCTGATCTCTGTGCCTTACTGCCTCCGCCCTATGCTGAAATCCCTCATTGCCTTGGTTAA
- a CDS encoding class I SAM-dependent methyltransferase — protein sequence MLKSLIALVKQWLFPTLGISLRRYDGVESSSADIGRRYCDPPHVRPHFALKPLANTSYSNSITLFTVTTDQGTLEQVVYYGHLALVTLCKHFTFHTVLDIGSCEQNASRIFRHLGKHTTTVEILPGYEADYHADYLSVTLPQPMDAIWCSHVLEHQRNPGLFLDKVYDDLKEGGILALTVPYQVDSSLCLGHCNLFSPLLLLYHLICAGFDCRQASLRVYNGQISVLLKKVPNTLKRRASFAYMPSPANQYVDTIDYAPELLTYFPVAISGTIHRQPIQAINWPK from the coding sequence ATGCTGAAATCCCTCATTGCCTTGGTTAAACAGTGGCTGTTTCCTACCTTGGGGATCTCGCTCCGGCGCTATGACGGTGTAGAATCCTCCAGTGCCGATATTGGACGACGCTATTGTGATCCTCCCCATGTGCGCCCTCACTTTGCCCTCAAGCCCCTAGCCAACACCAGCTACAGCAATAGCATCACCCTGTTTACCGTTACTACTGACCAAGGCACCTTAGAGCAAGTCGTCTACTATGGCCACCTAGCTTTGGTTACCCTGTGCAAACATTTCACCTTTCACACTGTGCTGGATATTGGCTCTTGCGAACAAAACGCCAGTCGCATCTTTCGCCATTTGGGTAAACACACCACCACCGTAGAAATTCTTCCTGGCTATGAAGCCGACTACCACGCCGACTACCTCTCCGTTACCCTACCCCAGCCCATGGATGCCATTTGGTGTAGCCATGTACTAGAGCACCAACGCAACCCCGGCCTGTTTCTGGATAAAGTCTATGACGACCTCAAGGAAGGTGGTATTCTAGCCCTTACCGTACCCTACCAAGTAGATAGCTCCCTTTGCCTTGGGCACTGTAACCTCTTTAGCCCATTGCTGTTGCTCTATCACTTGATATGCGCTGGATTTGACTGTCGCCAAGCGTCTCTGCGGGTTTACAACGGCCAAATCAGTGTGCTACTGAAAAAGGTGCCCAATACCCTGAAGCGACGAGCTAGCTTTGCCTACATGCCCTCTCCAGCAAACCAATATGTCGATACGATCGACTATGCTCCAGAGCTATTGACCTACTTCCCTGTTGCCATTTCTGGCACTATCCATCGGCAACCTATCCAAGCCATCAACTGGCCAAAGTAA
- a CDS encoding GHMP kinase — protein sequence EIEHNVYRECLKFCGLEKDLELHHVADLPAFTGLGSSSAFTVSLLHALHSFKGEFVRPLQLAYEAIYVERHLLHDRVGCQDQVMAAMGGFNLVEFRTEEDIEVIRLPISPQRLHEFEQHLFIVFTGIRRRATDVVAKQLQRVQDNVHTLKQMRRMVDAGWDILTSHDRPLTAFGELLHQAWIAKRSLDDSISNPEIDRLYALGLEAGALGGKLLGAGAGGFILFFAPPERHPKLEQAFHGLQRLLVSTQAPGSQIIFS from the coding sequence GGAAATTGAACACAACGTATATCGTGAGTGTTTGAAATTTTGTGGGCTAGAAAAGGACTTAGAATTACATCATGTTGCTGACCTGCCAGCGTTTACTGGCTTGGGATCATCATCTGCCTTCACCGTCTCACTCCTCCATGCCCTACACAGCTTTAAGGGTGAATTTGTACGTCCACTGCAACTGGCCTATGAGGCTATCTATGTAGAGCGTCATTTGCTCCACGATCGAGTGGGTTGTCAAGACCAAGTAATGGCCGCCATGGGTGGCTTCAACCTTGTTGAGTTTCGCACCGAAGAGGACATCGAGGTAATACGCCTGCCCATTTCTCCCCAACGCTTGCACGAATTTGAGCAGCACCTATTCATTGTGTTTACTGGCATTCGCCGACGAGCTACCGATGTTGTCGCTAAGCAATTGCAACGGGTTCAGGACAATGTGCATACCCTGAAGCAGATGCGCCGCATGGTCGATGCTGGTTGGGATATTTTGACGAGTCACGATCGTCCCCTAACAGCCTTTGGTGAATTGCTTCATCAGGCATGGATAGCTAAACGTAGTCTAGATGACAGCATTTCTAATCCTGAAATTGACAGGCTCTATGCCTTAGGTTTAGAAGCTGGCGCGTTAGGAGGAAAGCTGTTAGGTGCAGGTGCTGGCGGCTTTATTCTATTCTTTGCCCCGCCAGAACGACATCCCAAGCTAGAACAGGCATTTCATGGATTGCAGCGACTTTTAGTGAGCACCCAAGCACCCGGCTCTCAGATAATCTTTTCTTAA
- a CDS encoding PfkB family carbohydrate kinase encodes MLIKNSEKYLDYDTCSTVIAELKQSGKTVILCHGVFDLLHPGHIAHLQEAKALGDILVVSITAAPYVNRGPGRPIFSDEMRLYSLSSLGCVDYVLCSPVATAIEVIDRIQPHIYCKGHEYADARNDVTQNIDRETERVRSYGGDVRYVGEIVFSSTRLINNHLDVLPPQVKSYASALSKQYSFEQIRDYIDAMQQLKVLVLGDVIIDEFVYCAVQGLTSKGRVISTRFLKDEQHLGGSLAIARHLASFVDSVTVAGIVGNEPDVHTLILNNTSGRIRLDLHYEQGYPTIRKRRYIERQGMREQYTKLFSINYLEEEVNPAQRERLLNRLEDTIQAYDLVIVADYGHGLMDPTLMELVQTQANFLALNCQTNSANHGYNLITKYKRADSFCVDEAELRLAFASRHGDHSHLLHRLHDHLGADQGWLTLGSSGSLAVNRKGEEELTPAMTLDVKDTIGAGDAFFALASLSAKLELPLAIGSLLGNLAGAIAANVLGNAEPVEKARLLKFLTTVLKF; translated from the coding sequence ATGTTGATCAAAAACTCTGAAAAATATTTAGATTACGATACCTGCTCTACAGTTATTGCTGAGTTGAAACAGAGCGGTAAAACAGTAATTCTCTGCCATGGTGTCTTTGACTTGCTGCATCCAGGACATATTGCCCACCTACAAGAAGCCAAAGCATTGGGTGACATTCTAGTAGTCTCGATTACCGCAGCCCCCTATGTCAATCGCGGCCCAGGCCGTCCAATCTTCTCTGATGAAATGCGGCTTTATTCTTTGTCATCTCTCGGCTGTGTGGACTATGTGCTGTGTTCACCGGTAGCTACTGCTATTGAAGTTATCGATCGCATCCAACCCCATATCTACTGCAAAGGGCACGAGTATGCCGATGCTAGGAATGATGTCACCCAGAATATCGATCGAGAAACAGAGCGCGTGCGATCCTACGGTGGAGATGTGCGCTATGTAGGCGAAATCGTATTTAGCTCTACTCGCCTAATTAATAACCACCTCGATGTGCTACCACCTCAAGTCAAAAGCTATGCCAGTGCGCTGAGTAAGCAATATTCCTTCGAGCAAATCCGCGACTATATTGATGCCATGCAACAGCTCAAGGTCTTGGTCTTGGGGGATGTGATTATCGACGAGTTTGTTTACTGCGCGGTGCAAGGACTAACCTCTAAGGGACGGGTAATTTCTACCCGCTTTTTGAAGGATGAGCAACATTTAGGAGGTTCCTTGGCGATCGCCCGCCACCTTGCCAGCTTTGTGGATTCCGTCACCGTTGCAGGTATCGTTGGCAACGAGCCGGATGTCCATACTCTGATTCTCAACAATACCAGCGGACGTATTCGTCTTGATCTGCACTACGAGCAGGGGTACCCCACGATTCGCAAGCGCCGCTACATTGAGCGTCAGGGAATGCGAGAGCAATATACTAAGCTGTTTTCCATCAACTACCTAGAAGAAGAGGTCAATCCTGCTCAACGAGAGCGTCTCCTCAATCGCTTAGAGGATACTATTCAGGCCTATGACCTAGTTATTGTTGCTGACTATGGCCATGGCTTAATGGATCCAACCCTGATGGAATTGGTACAAACCCAAGCTAATTTCTTAGCCTTAAACTGTCAGACCAATAGTGCGAATCATGGCTACAACTTGATCACCAAGTACAAGCGGGCAGATTCTTTCTGTGTGGATGAGGCAGAGCTACGCTTAGCCTTTGCTAGTCGCCATGGAGATCATTCCCACTTGCTGCATCGCCTCCATGATCACCTGGGTGCAGATCAGGGTTGGCTGACGTTGGGATCATCGGGTTCCTTGGCTGTGAACCGCAAGGGAGAGGAGGAACTGACACCAGCAATGACGTTAGATGTCAAGGATACAATCGGTGCAGGAGATGCCTTCTTTGCCCTTGCTAGCCTGAGCGCTAAACTGGAGCTACCGCTGGCGATCGGTTCGTTGCTAGGCAATCTAGCCGGGGCGATCGCTGCTAATGTGCTGGGGAATGCTGAACCTGTGGAAAAAGCCCGCCTGTTAAAGTTCCTGACCACGGTCTTGAAATTTTAG